One Nicotiana tomentosiformis chromosome 1, ASM39032v3, whole genome shotgun sequence genomic window, atgagagatcaatacggaggtttaaaggtgggattagggataacgaaaccttggtgcaatctgagtgagctgtacttaatgccagctagcgtaattcgggagaatatgtctagtaaattgtgataattactcgggagagagttacgacagttagagtgctcatggtcgatagagaagacttaggcaaatttataaaaaatatagcgaattccgacaataggggaaatcacaatcttagatcattccaatttttattacaacccgtttgtagttagttattaattattgcatttttaTTACgaaatatttagttaataaaaatccaaattattacttaaatatttctgaagattgattgcgtgaatttgtgtgagtctagtagctgtgtttgataggttaattccttgtgggattcgactccggacttattagccagaatatatttgcaacgaccgctaagtcctttttataaggcatagttgggcgtgatcaaattttggtgtcgttgccggggaattaacagtgttattaattgcagctaaaataaatgctagaattcttagtgtagtcaattttctccATTCTAAACCAAATACATTAAAATTTTAATGTTTGTAGCcttgggtgttacaggtgcatgcctaggaactcctcaagaactggtgaattgctCGAAGTattatcagatcctgagaaagttttcaaggtactaaatcgtgcaaacaagaaaaGCAAATAGCAACGAAACTCGACAGATTAAATCGAACCAGACATGGCTGGCGGAATAGAAAATCCAATCAACGACAGAAACAATGAGAATGAACCAAACAATTGGGGTGTGGTGCCTCTTGTACCGGAAACAACattatatgattgggcacaacccacaaCCGACAATCTGGCAACCataattgcagtccctcagatacaagcagaatcattccaaatcacaaacaacatgctacatttgttgcagaacaagggactgttctcaaGGTCACACATTGAAGATCCTCAACAGCACCTGAAGAATTTCCTATCAATATGTTTAATGCAAAGGCAACCTAACGTGACACCGGACGCAATAAAGCTTTTGTTGTTCCCATTCTCGGTGATaggagaagctcagacttggcttaattcactctccataaattccatcactacttgggaggaattagttaagtaatttttgaacaaattctaccCACCAAATAAAACTGCCCAAtagattgatgatatattgagctaCAGGCAGAGACCAACAGAATCACTATAAGAAACGTGAGAGAGGTTCAAGGgcatgctggttaagtgtccacatcatggtattccagatcagatgttggggcagaGATTCTACATGGGACTGGCTGACAGCTTAAAGGCCAATattgatgcttcagcaggtggagcatttcTGAGTAAAACGTTCGcagaatgcaagatcctacttgataagatggcccaaaactcaggatggatgacaagagccTCTACGATCACTCTGGTAGTTCCACTCAGTGacttt contains:
- the LOC138905824 gene encoding uncharacterized protein; translated protein: MAGGIENPINDRNNENEPNNWGVVPLVPETTLYDWAQPTTDNLATIIAVPQIQAESFQITNNMLHLLQNKGLFSRSHIEDPQQHLKNFLSICLMQRQPNVTPDAIKLLLFPFSVIGEAQTWLNSLSINSITTWEELVK